Proteins from one Cicer arietinum cultivar CDC Frontier isolate Library 1 chromosome 3, Cicar.CDCFrontier_v2.0, whole genome shotgun sequence genomic window:
- the LOC140919671 gene encoding uncharacterized protein, whose product MAENRTLKEYSSPNATIPQSGIACLTVEANNFKLKPSFLSMVQQNQLSGTPTDDPNIYLSIFLEYCDTLKMNGMTSDAIRLRLFLWSLRDIAIAWLHSLPSGFISTWDQLKQTFIVRYFLPSKTADLRNQITSFSQKEGHYKNSWDL is encoded by the coding sequence atggCTGAAAATAGAACCTTGAAAGAATATTCCTCTCCCAATGCGACAATACCGCAGTCAGGTATTGCATGCCTGACAGTAGAGgctaacaattttaaattaaaacctTCGTTTCTATCTATGGTACAACAAAACCAATTATCTGGTACTCCAACGGATGATCCAAACATctatttgtctatttttttagaGTATTGTGATACTTTGAAAATGAATGGAATGACTAGTGACGCCATTAGACTAAGACTTTTCCTTTGGTCATTAAGGGATATAGCTATAGCTTGGCTACATTCATTGCCTTCCGGATTCATTTCCACATGGGATCAGTTAAAGCAAACATTCATTGTTAGATATTTCCTGCCAAGCAAAACTGCAGATTTGAGAAATCAAATCACAAGTTTTTCTCAAAAGGAAGGACACTACAAGAATTCATGGGATTTGTGA
- the LOC101507912 gene encoding uncharacterized protein, which yields MSSYAKFLKEILSNKIKLDDNETFALTKEYSAIIQNKLPPKLKDPGSFSIPCVIGDMSFEHVLCGLGASASLMPLSVCNKLDVGELKPTKISLQLVDRSIMYLVAILEDVHIKVGQFFIPVDFLVLEIEDDSQVPILLGRSFLATAGAIIDVKLVFNVGDENIEFNLSNLMKSPSLEDSYYRVGLIVHCVRDYPLGPLSQDGLEACLIGSTSHEDLVKEADAYANLLDENPPLPNLNFEAIAAENSTPLPKEAPQVELKPLPSNLRLKEALISAPIMQPPDWSLLFEIVCNAIDFVVGAVLGQRKEKKVHAIYYASGALDVKLTMPQPKKSYWQ from the exons ATGTCATCATATGCTaagtttttgaaagaaattttgtcaaataaaataaaacttgacGATAATGAGACATTTGCTTTAACTAAGGAATATAGTGccataattcaaaataaattgccTCCCAAACTTAAGGACCCTGGAAGTTTTTCTATTCCTTGTGTTATTGGTGATATGAGTTTTGAACATGTTTTGTGTGGTCTTGGGGCTAGTGCAAGCCTCATGCCTTTGTCAGTTTGTAATAAGCTTGATGTGGGTGAGTTAAAGCCCACAAAAATTTCCTTACAGCTAGTTGATCGATCTATCATGTATCTGGTGGCAATATTAGAGGATGTTCATATCAAAGTAGGACAATTTTTTATACCGGTTGATTTTTTGGTGTTGGAAATAGAAGATGACTCCCAAGTCCCAATTCTTCTTGGGAGATCTTTTCTAGCCACAGCAGGAGCTATTATTGATGTGAAGCTTGTCTTCAATGTGggtgatgaaaatattgaatttaatttgtctaaccttatGAAAAGTCCTTCTCTTGAAGATTCTTATTACAGGGTCGGTTTAATTGTTCATTGTGTTAGGGATTATCCTTTAGGACCACTATCGCAAGATGGGCTGGAAGCATGCTTGATTGGAAGTACAAGTCATGAAGACTTGGTAAAGGAAGCTGATGCATATGCTAACTTGTTGGATGAAAATCCTCCTCTTCCAaacttaaattttgaggcaATAGCAGCAGAAAATTCAACACCTCTCCCAAAAGAGGCTCCACAGGTAGAACTTAAGCCTTTGCCCTCAAATCTCAG GTTAAAAGAAGCATTAATATCCGCCCCCATTATGCAGCCACCTGATTGGAGTCTTCTATTTGAAATCGTGTGCAATGCTATTGACTTTGTTGTAGGTGCAGTGTTGGGgcagagaaaagagaagaaagttCATGCTATTTATTATGCCAGCGGGGCTTTGGATGTCAAGTTAACTATGCCACAACCAAAAAAGAGCTATTGGCAATAG